One genomic region from Acidobacteriota bacterium encodes:
- a CDS encoding DNA internalization-related competence protein ComEC/Rec2, whose product MQAPAVVPALAVIAGIACGVLAPSLRPYAAPALVASLAAALVAWRASHARTFAALILAGFGAAGALLGAVEAERAMRTPLAAFFADYTAQPGGGAWPLTIEGRLRGDATPTDYGASITLEVERARTPCGWLPAEGGARLAVSGTLAAGALAGWREGRRVRLPASLRIPTRYRDPGVQDESLALARRGIALVGSVKSGSLVEVVARGSAMQEAASAIRARVRRTVRRLVPGDALRAGIVTAILIGDRGGLDPTTTRRLQEAGTYHVIAISGGNIVILAGLAFVVLRLLRVPRRGGSIALAALLCAYGYIAGGGPSVARATIAAVVYLLAVAADHRSPAMNVLAAVALVAVAYEPLEVFDPGLALSYGATLALLVAADRVRLGKRNAILAVLAGTICAELALFPIGASVFHRVTVAGLILNFAAIPLMTVVQVAGLAVLAAVPFFDVLARAAGAVAGLASVGLVESTRLLDVAPWLTWRVPSPAWSIVGVYYAAWVLALCGGVIARLRYGALAVAASAALMICVPSLTRLARPRPAPAAGMLRATFLDVGQGDAAVVQFPGGWSLLVDAAGLPASAFDLGERVITPALLALGVQRLDYLAITHGDPDHVEGAPSVARDFGPRELWEGIVVPPHRTLNDLRRITSRGGGALRIVRPGDIVRLGGVDVRVLHPPEPDWERQRVRNDDSIVLEIRYGDVSIVLPGDISAPAEEALATRLSDAPLRILKAAHHGSATSSSAAWLDAARAAAVVFSCGRGNRYGHPHPAVLDRAASRRTPVFRTDEDGAITVTTDGRTAHVETFTGRSLELAPRPR is encoded by the coding sequence GTGCAGGCTCCTGCCGTCGTCCCGGCGCTGGCCGTGATTGCCGGTATCGCGTGCGGCGTGCTCGCCCCGTCGTTGCGGCCGTACGCGGCGCCGGCTCTTGTGGCGTCTCTTGCGGCGGCGCTCGTGGCGTGGCGCGCTTCGCACGCGCGGACGTTCGCCGCCCTCATCCTGGCGGGCTTCGGCGCTGCCGGCGCGCTCCTCGGAGCCGTGGAAGCCGAGCGCGCCATGCGCACGCCGCTCGCGGCGTTCTTCGCCGACTACACCGCGCAACCAGGCGGCGGCGCCTGGCCGCTGACGATCGAAGGACGGCTGCGGGGCGACGCCACGCCCACCGACTACGGCGCGTCGATCACACTGGAGGTCGAGCGCGCGCGCACGCCGTGCGGGTGGCTGCCCGCCGAGGGGGGCGCCCGCCTGGCGGTCAGCGGAACGCTCGCGGCCGGCGCGCTCGCAGGCTGGCGCGAAGGGCGGCGCGTCCGGCTGCCTGCCTCGCTCCGGATCCCGACGAGGTACCGCGATCCCGGGGTACAGGACGAGTCGCTTGCGCTCGCGCGGCGAGGAATCGCGCTGGTCGGCTCGGTCAAGAGCGGATCGCTCGTGGAGGTGGTCGCGCGCGGCAGCGCGATGCAGGAGGCGGCCTCCGCCATTCGTGCGCGCGTGCGGCGCACCGTCCGCCGGTTGGTGCCGGGCGATGCGCTCCGGGCCGGCATCGTGACCGCCATCCTGATCGGCGATCGCGGCGGCCTCGACCCCACCACGACCCGCCGCCTCCAGGAGGCGGGCACCTATCACGTCATCGCCATCTCCGGCGGGAACATCGTCATTCTCGCCGGCCTTGCGTTCGTGGTGCTGCGGCTGCTGCGGGTACCGCGCAGGGGCGGATCGATCGCGCTGGCCGCGCTGCTGTGCGCGTACGGATATATCGCCGGCGGCGGGCCGTCGGTCGCGCGCGCGACGATCGCCGCCGTCGTGTATTTGCTCGCGGTTGCGGCGGACCACCGATCGCCAGCCATGAACGTGCTCGCAGCGGTGGCGCTCGTCGCCGTGGCATACGAGCCGCTGGAGGTGTTCGATCCCGGCCTCGCGCTGTCGTACGGCGCGACGCTGGCGCTGCTCGTGGCGGCGGATCGCGTGCGGCTGGGGAAGCGAAACGCGATCCTGGCGGTGCTCGCCGGGACGATCTGCGCGGAGCTGGCGCTCTTCCCGATCGGCGCGTCGGTCTTTCACCGCGTCACGGTGGCCGGACTGATTCTCAACTTCGCGGCGATCCCCCTCATGACGGTGGTGCAGGTCGCCGGCCTCGCGGTCCTCGCCGCCGTGCCGTTTTTCGACGTCCTCGCCCGTGCCGCCGGTGCCGTGGCCGGGCTCGCCTCGGTGGGGCTCGTTGAATCCACACGGCTGCTGGATGTCGCGCCATGGCTGACCTGGCGCGTGCCGTCGCCGGCGTGGTCGATCGTCGGCGTGTATTACGCCGCGTGGGTCCTGGCGCTGTGTGGTGGTGTGATCGCGCGACTGCGGTACGGAGCGTTGGCGGTGGCAGCCTCCGCGGCCCTGATGATCTGCGTTCCGTCACTGACGCGCCTGGCGCGGCCGCGCCCGGCGCCGGCCGCGGGAATGCTGCGCGCGACGTTTCTCGACGTCGGGCAGGGAGACGCCGCGGTCGTGCAGTTTCCGGGGGGCTGGTCGCTGCTCGTCGACGCGGCGGGCCTCCCCGCGTCCGCCTTCGACCTGGGCGAGCGCGTGATCACGCCGGCGCTGCTCGCCCTCGGCGTGCAGCGGCTCGACTACCTGGCCATCACTCATGGCGATCCGGACCACGTCGAGGGGGCGCCAAGCGTGGCGCGGGACTTCGGGCCGCGCGAGCTGTGGGAGGGAATCGTTGTGCCGCCGCATCGCACGCTGAACGATCTGCGCCGGATCACCTCGCGCGGGGGTGGAGCCCTTCGCATCGTACGGCCGGGCGATATCGTGCGCCTTGGCGGCGTGGACGTCCGGGTGTTGCACCCGCCGGAGCCCGACTGGGAGCGACAGCGCGTCCGGAACGACGACTCCATCGTGCTCGAAATCCGCTACGGCGATGTGTCGATCGTCCTGCCGGGTGACATCAGCGCGCCGGCCGAAGAGGCGCTGGCGACCCGGCTGTCAGACGCGCCGCTGCGGATCCTGAAGGCGGCGCACCACGGCAGCGCGACCTCCTCGTCGGCCGCCTGGCTCGACGCCGCGCGCGCCGCCGCGGTGGTTTTCAGCTGCGGCCGCGGCAACCGCTACGGCCACCCGCATCCTGCGGTGCTCGACCGCGCCGCCTCGCGCCGCACGCCGGTGTTCCGCACGGACGAGGACGGCGCCATCACGGTCACGACTGACGGCAGGACAGCGCACGTGGAGACCTTCACGGGACGCAGTCTCGAATTGGCGCCGCGGCCCAGATAA
- a CDS encoding S9 family peptidase — MAAVAVACALSARAADRRPVTFDDIMAVRTVGSAEIAPDGSAVLYTVRQWEPAASPPAEKRMEARSHIYRVSAAGGAARQLTFGDRGETSPRWSPNGRLIAFTAARGSGEGDDAPRPQIWVMPADGGEPWQLTSVKEGVSSYEWAPDGKSIAFTSREALSKDDDEKRKRRDDARVFEGDFRLTQLWIVDVEPRKERRLTGGCNCTVRGTPSWSPDAATIVFAAAPTPMVRDDREDIYTVSADGGGLEKIAATAAPESSPRWSPDGKTIAYIADPAGLSIGDGITVGTVGNSHLMLYDVATKTSKDAASPAFDASPGALIWGRDGKRIGFAAGVRVWRDMYAYDLESGTYERVTNGANISSISLSRDGLRAAFIADSADAPAEVMISDAPFQDFRRITDTNPQVKDLALGQTEVLTWKSADGLEIEGLLLKPVGFDPATKYPLMVVVHGGPTGAFTNSFRVAYGDGGQFWAGQGWAVLYPNPRGSTNYGEKFMRGNIPDWGGGDYRDIMSGVDAVIKRGVADPEKLAVQGWSYGGYMTCWIVSQTGRFKAAMMGAGLSNLPSMYNTTDIPAYLGGFFRGYPSKGTLALLNERSGITYVDRVTTPLLILHGANDERVPIGQPMEFYRALKDRGKTVELVFYPREGHGLQEYYHQRDRLQRQYEWIAKYTLGDGKARKTTTP, encoded by the coding sequence ATGGCCGCGGTGGCGGTCGCCTGCGCCCTGAGCGCGCGGGCCGCCGACAGGCGGCCGGTGACCTTCGACGACATCATGGCCGTGCGCACCGTGGGATCCGCCGAGATCGCGCCTGATGGGAGCGCCGTGCTCTACACGGTGCGCCAGTGGGAGCCGGCGGCGAGCCCGCCTGCCGAGAAGCGCATGGAAGCCCGCAGTCACATCTACCGTGTGTCGGCGGCCGGTGGAGCGGCGCGCCAGCTGACGTTCGGGGATCGCGGCGAGACCAGCCCGCGCTGGTCGCCCAACGGCAGGCTGATCGCCTTCACCGCCGCGCGCGGGAGCGGTGAGGGTGATGACGCACCGAGGCCGCAGATCTGGGTCATGCCGGCCGACGGCGGCGAGCCGTGGCAGCTCACCTCGGTGAAGGAAGGCGTTTCGTCCTACGAATGGGCGCCCGACGGCAAGTCCATCGCCTTCACCTCGCGCGAAGCGCTGTCGAAAGACGACGACGAGAAACGGAAGCGGCGCGATGATGCGAGGGTGTTCGAGGGAGATTTCCGCCTGACGCAGCTGTGGATCGTGGATGTCGAGCCCAGGAAGGAACGGCGGCTCACCGGAGGGTGCAACTGCACCGTGCGCGGCACGCCGTCGTGGTCGCCCGATGCCGCGACGATCGTCTTTGCCGCGGCGCCGACCCCGATGGTCCGCGACGATCGCGAGGACATCTACACGGTCAGCGCAGACGGTGGCGGGCTCGAGAAGATCGCCGCGACCGCCGCGCCCGAATCCTCGCCGCGCTGGTCGCCTGACGGCAAGACGATCGCCTACATTGCGGATCCGGCCGGGCTTTCCATCGGCGACGGCATCACGGTGGGCACCGTCGGCAACAGCCACCTGATGCTCTACGACGTTGCGACGAAGACGTCGAAGGACGCAGCGAGCCCGGCGTTCGACGCGTCGCCCGGGGCGTTGATCTGGGGGCGTGACGGCAAGAGGATCGGGTTCGCGGCCGGCGTTCGTGTCTGGCGCGACATGTATGCGTACGACCTGGAGTCGGGCACGTACGAGCGTGTGACCAACGGCGCCAACATCTCGTCGATCTCGCTCAGCCGCGATGGCCTGCGCGCCGCCTTCATCGCCGATTCGGCCGACGCACCGGCGGAAGTGATGATTTCAGACGCGCCGTTCCAGGATTTCAGGCGCATCACCGACACGAATCCGCAGGTGAAGGACCTCGCGCTCGGCCAGACCGAGGTCCTCACCTGGAAGAGCGCGGACGGCCTCGAGATCGAGGGGCTGCTGCTGAAACCCGTCGGGTTCGATCCCGCGACGAAGTATCCGCTGATGGTTGTCGTCCACGGCGGTCCCACCGGGGCGTTCACCAACTCGTTCCGCGTGGCGTACGGCGACGGCGGGCAGTTCTGGGCGGGGCAGGGATGGGCGGTGCTCTATCCCAACCCGCGCGGCAGCACGAACTACGGCGAGAAGTTCATGCGCGGCAATATCCCCGACTGGGGCGGTGGGGACTACCGCGACATCATGTCGGGCGTGGATGCCGTGATCAAGCGCGGCGTCGCCGACCCGGAGAAGCTCGCCGTGCAGGGCTGGAGCTACGGCGGCTACATGACGTGCTGGATCGTGTCGCAGACCGGTCGATTCAAGGCGGCGATGATGGGCGCCGGGCTGTCGAACCTGCCGAGCATGTACAACACGACGGACATCCCGGCGTATCTCGGGGGCTTCTTCAGGGGATATCCCTCAAAGGGGACGCTGGCGCTGTTGAACGAGCGGTCCGGGATCACCTACGTCGATCGCGTGACGACGCCGCTGCTGATCCTGCACGGCGCCAACGATGAACGCGTGCCGATCGGACAGCCGATGGAGTTCTATCGCGCCCTGAAGGATCGCGGCAAGACCGTGGAGCTGGTGTTCTATCCGCGCGAGGGGCACGGGCTGCAGGAGTACTATCACCAGCGGGATCGCCTCCAGCGGCAGTACGAGTGGATCGCGAAGTACACGCTCGGCGACGGGAAGGCCCGAAAGACTACGACTCCTTGA
- the mazG gene encoding nucleoside triphosphate pyrophosphohydrolase — protein sequence MADHAGEAFQKLVDVMARLRAPGGCPWDREQTYRSLRSYLLEETYEVLDAIDREDHRALEGELGDFVFEAVFLAQIAAEEGRFTIAGSLDHVVEKLIRRHPHVFTENVKRGREPFSPDPSGKKAPDPISSAGVLQQWEQIKAKEQEARGEQTTVLGGVKRSLPALLRAYEIGNRVAAVGFDWERAEDVVAKVREEVDELAHALERESRARAEEEMGDLLFAIANLARKMGIEPESALRQANEKFTKRFEDVERRLAARGTSVHEATLDQMESVWAEVKES from the coding sequence ATGGCGGACCACGCAGGCGAGGCGTTCCAGAAACTGGTCGACGTCATGGCTCGTCTTCGCGCACCCGGCGGGTGTCCGTGGGACCGCGAGCAGACGTACCGGTCGCTGCGCTCGTACCTGCTCGAGGAGACGTACGAGGTGCTCGACGCGATCGACCGCGAGGACCATCGCGCGCTCGAGGGAGAGCTGGGAGACTTCGTGTTCGAGGCGGTGTTCCTGGCCCAGATCGCGGCCGAAGAGGGACGCTTCACGATCGCCGGCTCGCTCGACCACGTGGTCGAGAAGCTGATCCGCCGTCACCCGCACGTGTTTACGGAAAACGTAAAAAGGGGTCGGGAGCCTTTTTCCCCTGATCCGAGCGGGAAAAAGGCTCCCGACCCCATTTCTTCCGCCGGCGTCCTCCAGCAGTGGGAGCAGATCAAGGCGAAGGAACAGGAGGCGCGCGGCGAGCAGACAACCGTCCTCGGCGGCGTGAAGCGGTCGCTGCCTGCCCTGCTGCGCGCCTACGAGATCGGCAATCGCGTCGCCGCCGTCGGCTTCGACTGGGAGCGGGCCGAGGACGTCGTGGCCAAGGTGCGCGAGGAGGTGGATGAACTCGCGCACGCGCTCGAACGCGAGAGCCGCGCGCGCGCGGAAGAGGAGATGGGGGACCTGCTTTTTGCGATCGCGAACCTCGCCCGCAAGATGGGCATCGAGCCGGAGTCTGCCCTGCGACAGGCGAACGAGAAGTTCACGAAGCGGTTCGAGGACGTGGAGCGCCGCCTCGCGGCACGGGGCACGTCCGTGCACGAGGCGACGCTCGATCAGATGGAATCTGTCTGGGCGGAGGTCAAGGAGTCGTAG
- a CDS encoding MBL fold metallo-hydrolase: MIGCTCAVCTSADPRDARWRPSIYVEADHGAALLVDTGPDLRAQALRFGVTRVDAILYTHGHADHVVGLDEVRRFNALRHARIPCFGDRQTVGEIRKMFAYVFGADTPRGGGIPDIDLTAVDGPFSAAGVPVVPVPVLHGQRLVLGFRLGQFAYLTDCSRIPEESWPLLEGVEVVVLDALRERPHPTHFSLAEAVEAATRLGARETWFTHIAHDLGHAATCAKLPPSMQLAYDGLILDC, translated from the coding sequence ATGATCGGGTGCACCTGCGCGGTGTGCACGTCTGCCGATCCACGCGACGCCCGCTGGCGCCCGTCGATTTATGTCGAGGCGGACCACGGCGCCGCGCTGCTCGTGGACACCGGGCCCGACCTGCGGGCGCAGGCGCTGCGCTTCGGCGTCACGCGCGTGGACGCCATCCTTTACACCCACGGCCACGCCGACCACGTCGTCGGGCTCGACGAGGTGCGGCGCTTCAACGCGCTGAGGCACGCGCGGATCCCGTGCTTCGGCGACCGGCAGACCGTCGGTGAGATCCGGAAGATGTTCGCGTACGTGTTCGGCGCGGATACGCCCAGGGGAGGCGGCATTCCCGACATCGATCTCACCGCAGTCGACGGGCCGTTTTCGGCCGCCGGCGTGCCCGTGGTGCCGGTGCCGGTCCTCCACGGGCAGCGGCTCGTGCTCGGGTTTCGGCTCGGCCAGTTTGCGTACCTGACCGACTGCAGCCGCATTCCCGAGGAGTCGTGGCCGCTGCTCGAGGGGGTCGAGGTGGTGGTCCTGGATGCGTTGCGCGAGCGGCCGCATCCCACGCATTTCTCGCTGGCCGAGGCGGTGGAGGCGGCCACGCGGCTCGGCGCGCGCGAGACCTGGTTCACGCACATCGCCCACGATCTGGGCCACGCCGCCACCTGCGCGAAGCTGCCGCCGTCCATGCAACTCGCATATGATGGGCTGATCCTCGACTGCTGA
- the carA gene encoding glutamine-hydrolyzing carbamoyl-phosphate synthase small subunit — protein MQAVLALENGMCFTGEAAGAYGETSGEVVFNTSMTGYQEVLTDPSYAGQIVTMTCPEIGNYGVADEDVESRAPQVAGFIMRDESPIASNWRSDGTLRDYLVTHGIVAISDIDTRALTRVLRSSGVMRGVIATGRFDRDELVDRARAAPRMEGSDHVKDVTCAAPFDWTGGSEPGGFTPEPQRRAKRRLKVAAYDFGMKWNILRRFSAYGCDVRVFPADTPASTLLGTNPEGVFLSNGPGDPAALDYAIENARAIVNSDRPVFGICLGHQILALALGAGTYKLKFGHRGANHPVKELHSGKVEITSQNHGFAVDPKSLPAGVAVTHVNLYDGTIEGLRHETKPVFCVQYHPEASPGPHDADYLFRQFMDEIEKRA, from the coding sequence ATGCAGGCAGTACTCGCGCTCGAGAACGGGATGTGTTTTACCGGCGAAGCCGCCGGCGCGTACGGCGAGACGTCCGGCGAGGTCGTGTTCAACACCAGCATGACCGGCTACCAGGAAGTGTTGACCGATCCGTCCTACGCCGGGCAGATCGTCACGATGACCTGTCCCGAGATCGGCAACTACGGCGTGGCGGACGAGGATGTCGAGTCGCGCGCGCCGCAGGTGGCCGGCTTCATCATGCGCGACGAGTCGCCGATCGCGAGCAACTGGCGCTCGGATGGCACGCTGCGCGATTACCTCGTCACGCACGGCATCGTGGCGATCAGCGACATCGACACGCGGGCCCTGACCCGCGTGTTGCGCTCGTCCGGCGTCATGCGCGGCGTGATCGCGACGGGACGTTTCGATCGCGACGAGCTGGTCGACCGGGCGCGCGCCGCGCCCCGGATGGAAGGATCGGATCACGTCAAGGACGTGACCTGCGCGGCGCCGTTCGACTGGACGGGCGGCAGCGAGCCCGGTGGGTTCACGCCGGAGCCCCAGCGCCGGGCGAAGCGGCGGCTGAAGGTTGCCGCGTACGATTTCGGGATGAAGTGGAACATCCTGCGCCGGTTTTCCGCGTACGGCTGCGACGTGCGCGTGTTTCCGGCCGACACGCCCGCATCGACGCTGCTCGGCACGAACCCGGAGGGGGTGTTCCTGAGCAACGGCCCGGGGGACCCGGCGGCGCTCGACTATGCGATCGAGAACGCGCGCGCGATCGTGAACTCGGATCGTCCGGTGTTCGGCATCTGCCTGGGGCACCAGATTCTCGCGCTGGCGCTCGGCGCCGGCACGTACAAGCTGAAGTTCGGGCATCGCGGCGCGAACCACCCGGTGAAGGAGCTTCACAGCGGCAAGGTGGAAATCACGTCGCAGAATCATGGGTTTGCCGTCGATCCGAAATCGCTCCCGGCGGGCGTGGCCGTCACGCACGTCAACCTGTACGACGGCACGATCGAAGGGTTGCGGCACGAAACGAAGCCGGTCTTCTGCGTGCAGTACCACCCGGAGGCGTCTCCCGGCCCGCACGATGCGGATTACCTGTTCCGGCAGTTCATGGACGAGATTGAGAAGAGAGCGTAA
- the carB gene encoding carbamoyl-phosphate synthase large subunit translates to MPRRTDLKKVLVIGSGPIVIGQACEFDYSGTQACKALRAEGLEVVLVNSNPATIMTDPEVADRTYIEPLTPGVVAGVIEKERPDAILPTVGGQTALNLAVALSDDGTLDRYGVTLIGASVDAIRIAEDRLQFRDAMREIGMDVPRSAYVKSTEEALRAAGDLGFPIIIRPSFTLGGVGGGIAYNIEEFREAAQRGLELSPVHEVLLEESVIGWKEFELEVMRDGADNFVVICSIENVDPMGVHTGDSITVAPALTLTDKEYQRMRDAARRIIRRVGVETGGSNIQFAVNPENGRMIVIEMNPRVSRSSALASKATGFPIAKIAAKLALGYRLDEIPNDITRLTPASFEPAIDYVVVKVPRWAFEKFPQADRTLTTQMKSVGEVMAIGRTFKEAFLKAFRSLELGKSGRLFSQGGSQAPKPGSDMADGSAYAEPFAEDDILLHRELAIASDRRMWAVFRALECGWSVEQVHQSTKIDPWFLTQFQQLVALKNSAQLVGLRGMSRDLLRALKRAGFGDGELASILGAGEDAVRSCRREAGLRTAYKRIDTCAAEFESFTPYMYGVYEDECEAAATPAKKVVILGSGPNRIGQGLEFDYCCCHAAFALRDEGFETVMVNCNPETVSTDYDTVDRLYFEPLTLEDVLSIIETEQAGGARVSCVVQYGGQTPLKLALALQEAGVDIIGTSPDSIDLAEDRERFADLLHDLAIPQPPSGTATSVDEAREVAASIGFPLVVRPSYVLGGRAMAIVYDMGALERYMSTAVDAAPDHPILIDKFLEDAVEIDVDAVADQAGAVCVGGSMQHIEQAGIHSGDSSCVVPPYDIAPRHLSTIREYTRRIARALKVVGLMNVQYAIKDDTVYVLEVNPRASRTVPYLSKATGVPLAKVAARAMIGRTLAEQEIGEDLEVSGSFVKTPVFPFMRFPGVDTLLGPEMKSTGEVMGGAPTFGAAFAKAQLGAGQQLPEAGTVFISVNNDDKPRVLAVARDLAELGFTLVATRGTAAFLRAHGIASGVIFKINEGRPHVADEILNGRVQMVVNTPLGRESFFDDKTVRRIAMLHGVPCITTLTAAAAAVSAIRALKSEGLTVKAIQEYHAPRAASR, encoded by the coding sequence GTGCCCCGTCGCACCGATCTGAAAAAAGTTCTTGTCATCGGCTCCGGCCCGATCGTGATTGGCCAGGCGTGCGAGTTCGACTACTCCGGCACCCAGGCCTGCAAGGCGCTGCGTGCCGAAGGGCTGGAGGTCGTGCTCGTCAACTCGAACCCGGCGACGATCATGACGGACCCCGAGGTGGCCGACCGCACCTACATCGAGCCGCTGACGCCCGGAGTGGTCGCCGGCGTCATCGAGAAGGAGCGGCCCGACGCGATCCTCCCGACGGTGGGGGGCCAGACCGCCTTGAACCTGGCGGTGGCGCTGTCCGATGACGGCACGCTCGACCGCTACGGCGTCACGCTGATCGGCGCGTCGGTGGACGCGATCCGCATCGCCGAGGATCGGTTGCAGTTTCGCGACGCCATGCGCGAGATCGGCATGGACGTGCCGCGGAGCGCCTACGTGAAGTCGACGGAGGAGGCGCTCCGCGCGGCGGGCGACCTGGGGTTCCCGATCATCATCCGTCCCTCGTTCACGCTCGGCGGCGTCGGCGGCGGCATCGCCTACAACATCGAGGAGTTCCGCGAGGCGGCCCAGCGCGGGCTCGAGTTGAGCCCGGTGCACGAGGTGCTCCTCGAGGAATCGGTCATCGGCTGGAAGGAATTCGAGCTGGAGGTGATGCGCGACGGCGCCGACAACTTCGTCGTCATCTGCTCGATCGAGAACGTGGACCCGATGGGGGTCCACACCGGCGACAGCATCACCGTGGCGCCGGCCCTGACGCTCACCGACAAGGAATACCAGCGCATGCGCGACGCGGCGCGCCGGATCATCCGCCGCGTCGGGGTCGAGACCGGCGGGTCCAACATCCAGTTCGCGGTCAACCCCGAGAACGGCCGGATGATCGTCATCGAGATGAACCCGCGCGTGTCGCGGTCGTCCGCGCTGGCGTCGAAGGCCACCGGGTTCCCGATCGCGAAGATCGCCGCCAAGCTCGCGCTCGGCTACCGCCTCGACGAGATCCCCAACGACATCACGCGGCTGACGCCTGCCTCCTTCGAGCCCGCGATCGACTACGTCGTCGTCAAGGTGCCGCGATGGGCGTTCGAGAAGTTCCCGCAGGCGGACCGCACGCTGACGACGCAGATGAAGTCGGTGGGCGAGGTGATGGCGATCGGCCGGACGTTCAAGGAGGCATTCCTGAAGGCGTTCCGGTCGCTGGAGCTGGGCAAGTCGGGCCGCCTCTTCTCGCAGGGAGGGTCGCAGGCGCCGAAGCCTGGCAGCGACATGGCGGACGGATCGGCCTACGCCGAACCGTTCGCCGAAGACGACATTCTGCTGCACCGCGAGCTGGCGATCGCCAGCGATCGCCGAATGTGGGCGGTGTTCCGCGCGCTCGAGTGCGGATGGAGCGTCGAGCAGGTCCACCAGTCCACGAAGATCGATCCGTGGTTCCTCACGCAGTTTCAGCAGCTCGTGGCGCTGAAGAACTCGGCGCAGCTCGTGGGGCTTCGCGGGATGTCGCGCGACCTGCTGCGCGCGCTGAAGCGCGCGGGCTTCGGCGACGGCGAGCTGGCCTCGATCCTCGGCGCCGGCGAGGACGCGGTCCGCAGCTGCCGGCGCGAGGCGGGGCTGCGGACGGCGTACAAGCGGATTGATACGTGCGCGGCGGAATTCGAGTCGTTCACGCCCTACATGTACGGCGTGTACGAAGACGAGTGCGAAGCCGCCGCGACTCCTGCCAAGAAGGTCGTCATCCTCGGCAGCGGCCCCAACCGCATCGGCCAGGGGCTCGAGTTCGATTACTGCTGCTGTCACGCGGCATTCGCGCTGCGCGACGAGGGCTTCGAGACGGTGATGGTGAACTGCAACCCGGAGACCGTCTCCACAGACTACGACACCGTCGATCGGCTGTACTTCGAGCCGCTGACGCTCGAGGACGTGCTCTCGATCATCGAGACCGAGCAGGCCGGCGGCGCCCGGGTGTCGTGCGTCGTGCAATACGGCGGGCAGACGCCGCTGAAGCTTGCGCTGGCGCTGCAGGAAGCCGGCGTCGACATCATCGGGACGTCGCCCGACTCCATCGATCTGGCCGAGGACCGCGAGCGGTTCGCGGACCTGCTGCACGATCTCGCGATTCCGCAGCCGCCGAGCGGCACGGCCACGTCGGTCGATGAGGCGCGCGAGGTGGCGGCATCGATCGGCTTTCCGCTGGTGGTCAGGCCCTCGTACGTGCTGGGCGGACGCGCGATGGCGATCGTCTACGACATGGGGGCGCTCGAGCGCTACATGTCGACGGCGGTGGACGCCGCGCCGGACCACCCGATCCTGATCGACAAGTTCCTCGAGGACGCGGTCGAGATCGACGTCGATGCGGTGGCGGACCAGGCGGGCGCCGTGTGCGTCGGCGGGAGCATGCAGCACATCGAGCAGGCGGGGATCCATTCGGGCGACAGCTCCTGCGTCGTGCCGCCGTACGACATCGCGCCGCGCCACCTCTCCACGATCCGGGAGTACACGAGGCGCATCGCGCGCGCGTTGAAGGTGGTCGGCCTGATGAACGTGCAGTACGCGATCAAGGACGACACCGTGTACGTCCTCGAGGTCAACCCGCGCGCGTCGCGGACGGTGCCGTACCTCTCGAAGGCGACCGGTGTGCCGCTGGCGAAGGTGGCGGCGCGCGCGATGATCGGGCGCACGCTGGCGGAGCAGGAGATCGGCGAAGACCTCGAGGTCTCGGGCTCGTTCGTCAAGACGCCCGTGTTCCCTTTCATGCGCTTCCCCGGCGTGGATACGCTGCTGGGGCCGGAGATGAAGTCGACCGGCGAAGTCATGGGAGGCGCGCCGACCTTCGGCGCGGCGTTCGCGAAGGCGCAGCTTGGCGCGGGCCAGCAGCTGCCCGAGGCGGGGACCGTGTTCATCTCGGTCAACAACGACGACAAGCCGCGCGTCCTCGCGGTCGCCCGGGACCTGGCGGAACTGGGGTTCACGCTGGTGGCGACCCGCGGCACGGCGGCCTTCCTGCGGGCGCACGGGATCGCATCGGGCGTGATCTTCAAGATCAACGAAGGGCGGCCCCACGTCGCCGACGAGATCCTCAACGGGCGCGTGCAGATGGTGGTCAACACGCCGCTTGGGCGCGAGTCGTTCTTCGACGACAAGACCGTCCGGCGGATCGCCATGCTCCACGGCGTCCCCTGCATCACGACGCTCACGGCGGCGGCCGCCGCGGTGAGCGCCATCCGCGCGCTCAAGAGCGAGGGGCTGACGGTCAAGGCTATCCAGGAGTACCACGCCCCGCGCGCGGCGTCGCGCTGA